A stretch of DNA from Catenulispora acidiphila DSM 44928:
GGCAGCTCGGCCGGCGCCAGCACGGTCCGCGCCAGCAGATCGGCCAACACCAGGAACGCCCCACCGACCAGCAGACTCATCGGCAGCAACAGGCGATGCCCGGGCCCGGCGACGCGGCGCACGACGTGCGGCACCACCAGCCCGACGAAGCCGATGATGCCGCTGACCGCCACCGCGGTAGCGGTCGCCAGCGAGGCAGCAGCCAGCACGATCAGGCGCGTCCGCACGGGATTCAGCCCGAGGGTCGCGGCCTCGTCGTCACCGAGCGCGAGCACATCGAGATGCCGCGCATGCACGGTGACGATCAGGACGCTGATGACGGCATAAGGCAACGCCAACCGCACCAAAGACCAGTCAGCGGCAGCGAAACTCCCGAACAACCACGAGTACACCTGCCGCACATCCGTGGTGCTCCGCTGCATCACGAACGCCTGCACCGCACCCGCGAAGGAGCTGACCGCGACACCTGCGAGGATGAGCGCGGCAGTACCACCCCGGCCCACCAGCGTGCCGAGCACATAGCTGGTGAGCACCCCACCCAACGCCCCGACGAACGCCGCAAGCGGCACCGCACCGATCCCCGCAACAGTGTGCTCGGGCCCACCGCCGAAGACGATGACGAGCGTCGCCGCCATCCCGGCACCAGCCGACGCCCCGATAGTCCCCGAATCAGACAGCGGATTACGAAAGACGCCCTGATAAGCAGCCCCCGCCTGCGCCAACAACGCCCCCACAAGCGTCGCCAACACAACACGAGGCAACCGAATCTGATCCAGCACACTCTGCTGCAGCGGCCCAAGCCCAGTATGCAGGTCAACAAACGGAAGCTTGTCCAGCAGCGCCTCGGCAGTGCCCCCCACCGGCAGCCCAGCCGCGCCACCAAGACTGGCGACAAGAATGGAGGCGAGCAGCACCACAGTGCCGACGAGCAGAGCGATGGTCGGGCGGGCAAGCCGGCGAGGCGAGGAATCGCCTGACCGGTCAACGCCGCCAGGCCCAGCGATCAGCAACTCCGCACCGGCACTCAGCAAACGGTCTGCGCCGGCACGCGAGCCAGCGGGGTCGGCGTGCGTGGGCAAGCCGCTGCTGAGGTTTGGCGAGTTGGTCGCGCCAGCCGAGAGGTCAGCTCTCGCGGGCAAGCTGCCTTCCGCCTCGCCAATGCCCCCAGCCGCCAGCATCGGCGGCGTCTCAGACCCGCGCGCCGCCTCACCAGCGCTCGGATTCGCGCGCGCGGCGGCGGTCTGCCCTGCCGCCGCGTTCGCGTCCGCGCTTGCCTGCCCCATGGGTGCGGCTCAGTCCTGGGCCTGGTTCACGGCCTGGGAGATTTGTTGGACCAGGCCTACTAGGCGGGGGCCCCAGCGGGAGGCTATGTCGTCGTCGAGGCCGACGATGGTGTGCTTGGCGGGGGCGTTCTTCACTGCGGGGATGGCTGACCAGCCGGGGCGGGCGGTGGTGGTGGCGGGGGTTTGCTGGCAGCACTTGGTGTCGGCGAGGAAGATCAGGTCGGGTGCGGCGGTGACCAGGTACTCGTCGGAGAGTTGGGGGTAGCCGCCGCCGGTTTTGTCGGCGGGGTCGGCGATGTTGGTGAGGCCGAACTGGGACAGGATCGAGCCGATGAAGGTCTTCGAGGTGGCGCTGTAGTTTCCGGGGGTGCCGACCTCGTAGTAGTACTTCAGGGGGGTGGCGGGCTTCTTCGTGGCCGCTATCGCCGCGGTGATCTGCTGCTTCATGCTGGAGACCTCGGTGGTCGCGGCGGCGGTGTGGCCGGTCGCGGTGCCGAGTGCGGTGATCTGGCTGTAGGCGTCGTCGAGGGTGTTCGGGGCGTCGAACCACAGGACCGGGACGTTCAGCTTGCCGAGCTGCTCGACGATCTGCGCGCTGTCGTCGGCGACCACCACGAGGTCCGGGTTGTACTTCGCTATCGCCTCGGCGTTCGGCTTGTAGCCGGACAGGCTCGTCTTGGGGGCGCTGGCCGGGAAGTTCGACTGGTCGTCGACCGCGACTACTTGGGAGCCGGCGCCGATCTGGAAGAGGTCCTCGGTCGCCGAGGGCGACAGGGACACGATCTTCTTGGGCTCGGCCGCCAGTTTCACGGCACCGTTCTTGGCGGTGACGGTGGTCGGGAAGGCCGCGGCCGCGGGCGAGGTGGACGACGTGGCGGCGGCCGGAGCCGGCGCCGACTTCGACGAGGAACACCCGGCGGCCAGCAGCGCCGATACCGCGACGACGCCGACGGCCACGCGCCGCGTCAGGCTGTGCGGACGAGAATGCACGAAGTCAGCTCCTCCGGCTGATCCGCGGTCCCCGCAGCGCGCCGCCGACCAAGCCGAGGCGTCACGCGCACAGCCGGACCGCCCCGAACCGCGAGGGCCGAACGTTGACACACCGCGTGAGGCGACCTGGCTCGCTCCCCTCGCGGGAAGCTCACAGTTGCGGGACAGCGCTGGATTCTCACCAGCTTCGCTGCACAAGATGTGGACGGCGCACACCGCCGTCGCCCATGACGCTAGCAAGCGCGGGCGCCCGCGCCTAACCCGAAATGGGGCGACGGCTGGTGATCTGCGCTACTCCCGAAAAATTCTGTCCTGCTGCCAGAAATCCGCGCTGCCCGGAGCAGCGATCACGGCCAGATCGGCGCCCGCTTCTCCACGAAGGCCCGTACGCCCTCGGCCCGGTCCGCCGAGAACGCCGTCGCGCGCCACGCGCCGTCCTCCACATCCAGCCCGGCGGCCAGCGGCAGATCCGCGCCGACCTTCAGCGCGTGCTTGGCGTTGCGCACGCCGATCGGCGAGTTCTTCGCGATCTGCTGCGCCAGCTCCAGCGCCGCCCCGCGCGCCGTCGAACTGCCCGCGACCCGCCGGTCGATCATGCCGAAGCGGTCGGCCTCGTCGGCGTCGACGCGCCGCGCGGTGAAGATCAGGTCCGCGGCGCGGTTCATGCCCACGCGCCGCACCAGCGTCTGCGTCCCGCCGCCGCCGGGGATGACGCCGACCGACACCTCCGGCAATCCGAACACCGCGCCGTCGTCGGCGACGATGAGATCGCAGGCCAGCGCCAGCTCGCAGCCGCCGCCGAGGGCGTAGCCGGAGACCGCGGCGACGACCGGCATCGGCAGCGAACCGAACGTGCCCCAGGTCCGCCGGAACGCCGGCCGGGTGGCGACCAGCTCGGCGTCGGTCATGCGGTCGCGCTCCTTGAGGTCCACGCCGACGCAGAACGCGTGGTTCTTCCCCTCGACCACCGGCGGCACCGCCGACACCACGACCGCGCGCACCGCCGGGTCCTCGGCCAGCTCCGTCCCGACGTCGCGGATCGCCGCCGCCATGCCGGTCGAGATCGCGTTCATCGCCGCCCCGCGGTTCAGCACGATCTCCGCGACCACGCCGTTGCCGAACGCCGGGTGCCGCCGCAGGAGTACGCCGTTGTAATCCTTCTCCGATACCTCACTCATGGCGCCCACAGTAATGAGGCAAAGATCGGATTCCAAAGGTACAGATCGGATTCCAAAGGTCCAGATCGGAGGAATCCGGAGGGTTCAGATCAGAACCCGAAGGGCAGCCAGGGCGCGACGTCGCTCACCAGCGCCCGCGACGCCTCGGCCAGCGCCCCCGGCCGCAGCTCCTCGATGCGCCCGGCGCGTCCGAGCGCGCCGAGCGAGAAGCCGCCGAGGTATGCGGCGCCGAGTTCGCGCGGTCCCAGCACCAGATCCGCCGGAGCCGTGGTCCGCTCGCAGACGGCGCCGTCGGCGTCGCCGCTGAGCCGCCACCGTCCGGTGTTCCACGGGCAGAACGCGTCCGAGACTTCGAAGACCACATCCACCGCGGTCGCGTAGCGCCGTGCCGCCAGTGCCCGGTCCACGTCCACGAGCCGCACATACATGGAGTCCTCCAGCCTCGGCACCACCTGCCGCGTGTCGGCCAGCAGGAACATCAGCGGATCGTCGGTCGGCACCGCGGCCCGGACCTCGCTGACCAGGTCGATCTCGAGCAGGAAGCGCCACATCGCGGCGTAGGAGGCGAGGTCGCGGCCGTAGACCTCCTGTACCCGCACCTTGCCGCTCGGGCGGCCCGGGATGTCGTGGTCGTCCTTGACCCGGTAGCGCGCGAAGCCCACGGTCGTGCCGCTCGCGTCCTCGGCGAGCACGCAGCGCAGCGGTCCGGCGCCTTCGCGCGCGAACTCGTGGTCGGCCAGCGCGGCGTCCCGCCAGCCGTCGCCGACGCGCGGCAGCATGCCCGGACGGCTCAGCAGGATCGCCTCGTGCACCTCCTGGCAGCGGTCGTACGCCTGGAGCGGGTCCGTCATCCGCAGCCGGAACTTCTCGCTGCCGGGCACCGCCGCGAGGGCTTCGGCGCCGCGCGGGATCGTCAGGGCGAGCTGCTGGGTGCCCAGGCCGTAGCCGAACCGGCCGTAGATCGCGGGCTCGGAGGCCTGCAGGACCGCCACCGAGGCGTCGCGGCGTTCGTGCCAGCCGTCCATTTGGTGGCGCATCATCGCGGTGAGGATGCCGCGCCGGCGGTGCGTGGCCTTGACGGTGATGACCGAGACGCCGGCCGCGTCCACCGCCGCCCCGCCGGGCACGGTCATCCGGAAAGCGAACTCCCCGCCGGTGCCGACCAGCTCCTCGCCGTCGAAGGCGGCGATCGTGCGCTCGCGCGGCAGCAGACGCATCCACAGGTCGTGGGCCTCCTGCGGCGGGTTCTCGTGGTAGCCGAGGTCGAGTTGCGCGGTGAAGGCCTCAACCTCGTCGTCCGTGATCGGTCGGACGGGATGGGCCGCGTGGGGTGTCGCGTCGGAGCTCATACCCCATGGCTAACACCGCTTCACCGCGCCAGCCAGCCAATATTCACCCGTCGGCGGGGTGGGCGACGCTCGTCAAGCGGTGAACGCGGCGCCCTTCGGCACGCCCCGCGTGGGAGGCTGGCCCTATGCAGGATTCCGATCCGATCCGCCTGGCCGGCCCGTGGACGCACCGCGACATCACCGCGAACGGCGCCCGCTTCCACGTCGCCGAGATGGGCGAGGGCCCGCTGGTGCTGTTCCTGCACGGCTTCCCCGAGTTCTGGTGGTCCTGGCGCCATCAGCTCCCGGCCGTGGCCGACGCCGGTTTCCACGCCGTGGCCATGGACCTGCGCGGCTACGGCGGCAGCGACAAGACCCCGCGCGGCTACGACCCGCTGACCCTGACCATGGACGTCACCGGGGTCATCCGCGCCCTGGGCCAGTCCAACGCCACGCTCGTCGGGCACGACTGGGGCGCGTTCCTGGGCTGGACCGCGGCGGTCTTCCGACCGGCGGCGGTGAACCGGTTGGCCGTCACCGGTTCGGCCCATCCGCGCCGGCTGCGCCAGGCACTGCTGACCGACCCCAAGCAGATCTCCTCGGCGCGCTTCATGTGGTCCGCGCAGCGGCCGTGGGCGCCGGAGAAGGCGCTGACGCGCGACGCGGCGATGCTGGTCGAGCAGCTGCTCGCGGAGTGGGGCGCGACCGGCTGGCCGGAGCTGGACGTGGCGCAGCGCTACCGCGACGCGATGCTCGTGCCCGGCGCCGCGCACTCCTCGCTGGAGTACTACCGCTGGCTCATCAGGTCCCTGGTCCGCCCCGACGGGATGCGGTACGCGCAGCGGATGCGTACCGAGGTGCGGGTTCCGGTGCTCCATCTGCAGGGCGAGTTGGACAGTGCCCTGCTGCCGCACGTCGCCCGCGGCTCGGGACGCTACGTCACTGCCGCGTATCGCTGGCGGATGATGGAAGGCATCGGGCACTTCCCGCACGAGGAGGCGCCGATGCGCTTCAACGGCGAGCTGATCGACTGGCTCAAGAGCTGAGTCCGGAAGGCTAACTCGGCGTCTTCCCGGACGTCTTCATGTAGAGCAGCACCGCGCATCCGACGGCCATCGCCGGCGCCAGGAACCAGGTCTCCATCTTGTTGCCGGTGCGCTTGATCAGCGGTATCCCGGTGCGCAGCGTGAACGGCCAGAACAGCCGGCAGCCGTGGTCGGTGAGGCAGTCGCCGGCCAGGTGGGTCAGCGCCCCGAGGCCTATCGCGAACGGCAGCCAGCTGGGCGCGCTGGCTATCCACCGGTCCATCAGGACTGTGCCGCCGCCGGCCAGCAGGATGCAGGGCCCGTAAGCGTGGAGGCCTTCTCCCGGCGGGCACAGGTTCAGCGACCGGGCGGCCAGCGCCAGCATGAAGAACACCAGGCCGAGGGTGAAGTAGCGGCCGATGTAGTGCTCGCCGGCCCAGGTGCCGTAGGCGACCAGGGCGACGAACGCGAACGAGTGCGTGGCGTGCCGGTGCCCGCCGCTGATCTTCTCGATCACCTTGCACAGGTTGTGGGTGACCGGTCCGATCGCGTGCGCGATGGTGCCGTTCGGATGGTCGATGTCCGGCAGCAGCGCGGCGCCGGCGGTGATGAAGGTCCCGAAGATGAGGTCCCTGGCCTGGATGTGCGCGGTGGAGCCGTGCATGGCCGGGTAGGCCAGGATGCTCATCGGCAGCGCCGAGGAGGCCGCCGCCCAGGCCAGTCCGCCGCTGGTCGCGTGTGAGTGCCCGAGCATGCCCGATCCGCCCCCTGGTTGTGCTGTCCTGACGATAGTGGCAAGAACGTATCAGGAAGGCGCGACGGAGCCGGGCCCGGCAGAAGGCTGAAACGCCCCGGTCCCGGAGCCGGCGCGGGCTCCGAAACCGGGGCGGGGGCTCAGATCGCGCAGGCCTGGGTGTTGACCGGGACGTCGGTCGCGGCGCCGGCCTGCGCGTCGGAGGAGACCTCCTGCGCGGTCAGCGCGTAGCCGGTGTTCTTGTCCTCCAGCGACTTGGCGAAGACCACGCCGAGCACCCGGCCGTCCGTGGACAGCAGCGGGCCGCCGGAGTTGCCCTGCTGCACCTGCGCGTAGAGGGCGAACACCTGCCGGCGGACGTTGCCGTTGGAGTAGATGTCGGCGCCGGTCGCCGTGATCTGCTCGCGGATGCGCGCGGCGTCGACGGTGAACGGGCCGTCCTCGGGGTAGCCGACCACCAGCGAGGAGTCGTTGGCCTTGCCGCCGAGGTCGAAGTTCAGCTGCGGCGCCTTCAGGCTGGGGACGTCCAGGACGGCGATGTCCCGCTTGGGGTCGAACAGCACCACGGTGGCCGCGTACTGCTTGCCGTTGGACTGGCGCACGACCAGCGAGCGCGTACCGCCGACCACGTGCGCGTTGGTCATCACCTTGCCGGAGGCGTAGACGAATCCGGAGCCCTCGATGTCCTTGCCGCACGAGGGCGCCTGGCCGCGGATCTTCACGATCGAGGCCCGGTCGGCGGCGATCACCGGGCTGTTCAGCAGCGCCGGGTCCGGCGGCGGCACGTTCGCCGGGTCCTCGGCCTGGAAGGGCGCGAACACCTGCGGGAAGCCGTTGCGGTTCAGGACGTTGGAGAACGAGCTGAACCACTGGTTGGCGCCCTGCGGCAGCACCTGGGTCATGCCCTTGAGGATGCTGGAGGAGCGCACCTGGTCGCTGATGGTCGGCACCGAGGACGTGAACAGCGCCAGCCCCAGGAACCACGCGACCATCAGCACCGCGATCACCGACACCACCGCACCGCTGACCGCGTCCACCATCTGCGCCGGCTGCCAGGTGATGGCCTCGCGCAGCTTGGCGCCCAGCATCGAGCCGAGCACCTGCCCGACCACCGCCAGCGCCAGCACCGCGCACAGCGCTATCACCGAGGCCAGCAGGCTCGCCGAGGACCGGTCCAGGAACGTCGGGACGATCACGAAGCCCAGCGCCAGACCGCCGAGGAAGCCGGCGAAGGAGACCACGCCCACGACGAAGCCCTGCCGGTACCCAGAGACCGCGAACGCCGCCACGACCAGCAGCAGCAGGATGTCGAGGATGTCCATCTACTTATCTTCTCCCCCCGGCGCCGCGCGGCTGCGCACCGCCAGCGCCACCACCTCCTGCGGCAGCGGCTCGACCCGCTCGGTGTCCCACGGCAGCTCCCAGCCGCCGGCCTTCAGCACCCCGTCCAGCAGCGCGGCGGTGAACCCCCAGATCAACAACGGTCCGGCCTCGAAGGCCGGACTCGAGGTCCCCGAAGGACTGCCGACCCGCAGCCGGTTCGCCGGATCGACCAGCTCGCTGACCGCGATCCGGTGCACCGAGGCGACCTCCCGCACATCGCGCACCCGCACCGGACTCGGCGAGCGCCACCAGCCCAGCACCGGCGTCACCAGGAAGTCCGAGGGGAAGACGTACTGATCGGGCAGGATCCCGAAAACCTGCACCCCGGCCGGATCCAGGTCGGTCTCCTCGTTCGCCTCCCGCAGCGCGGTGGCCACCGGACCCTCGCCGGGATCCACGGCGCCGCCGGGAAAAGCCGGCTGCCCGGGATGGTGCCGCAGGGTCTTGGCACGCTCGACGAACAACACGTCGGGCCCGTGCGCGGGATCCTCGCCGAACAGGATGAGCACGGCGGAGCGCCGAGGCTCGCCGTCCAGGTCCGCGGGCCGCTTGAACCGGGGTCCCAGCCCTGTCGCGCTCTCCGCGGCGCGAGCCAGCGGGAGCAACCAGTCGGGCAGCGGATCGGCTATCGGAATGTCCATGTCATGGGCAACGCTCACAGCGGCAGACCGCCTTCCCCCGGCTTGTACTTGAGCAGCGCCGCCGCCTTCACCGGATCCTGCTCCCCGATCCCCCGGCTGGGACACAGCTTCGCGATCGGGCACGCGCCACACGCCGGCCTCTTGGCGTGGCAGACCCGCCGACCGTGATAGATGAGCCGGTGCGAGAGCAGCGTCCAGTCCTTGCGCGGGAACATCTCGCCGATCGCGTGCTCGACCTTGACCGGGTCCTCCAGCCCGGTCCACCCGAAGCGGCGCACCAGGCGCCCGAAGTGGGTGTCGACGGTGATGCCGGGAACGCCGAACGCGTCACCGAGCACGACGTTGGCGGTCTTGCGCCCGACGCCGGGGAGCTTCACCAGATCGTTGAGCCGGCCCGGCACCTGCCCGCCGAAGTCGGACACCACGGACTTCGACATGCCCAACAGCGACTTGGCCTTGTTGTGGAAGAAGCCCGTGGGTTTGATCAGCGCCTCGAGCTCCTCCGGATCGGCCGCGGCCAGATCGGCGGGCGTCGGGTAGCGCTGGAACAACGCCGGCGTGACCTTGTTCACGCCCACGTCAGTCGACTGGGCGGACAGGATGACCGCGGTCAGCAGCTGGTAGGGGTTCTCGAAGTCGAGCTCGCACTTGGCGTACGGATAGACGCCGCTGAGTTCCCGGTAGATCTTGCGGGCGCGCCTGACCAGCGCCGTGTGCGTCTCCGGCTTCGCCACCCGGGTGTCGGAAACATCGGCAGCGGCTCGGGTCATGGACTCCACCTTAAGCCGGTGAGCCTAAGGAACGGGTGTGAACCACGAGGCGTCGCTCGGTGGCGGGGGCGACTCCGCCTTCGCTCTTGATGGAGCGGGTCGTCACCGCGGAAGTCTGCATCGTGAAGATAAAAATCGACACGGTGTAGACTTCAGGACGGGAGCGCAGTCGAGCTCCCGTCGATGGGAGTAGCGATGAAGCAGCAGAATTGGCTCATCACCGGGGTCAGCAGCGGTCTCGGACGGGCCTTCGCGCAGGCCGCGCTGGCCGCCGGGCACACCGTGGTCGGGACGGTCCGCTCGGAGGCGGACCTCCGTGCCTTCGAGGCGCTCGAACCCGGGCGGACTCACGGCCGTGTTCTGGATGTGACTGACAGCGGCGCCGTCTTGCGGACGGTTGATGAAGTCGAGCATGACGTCGGGCCGTTGGATGTGGTTGTCGCGAACGCCGGCTACGGCTTGGAGGGGACGTTCGAGGAGACCCCGCTGGATGAGGTTCGGCGGCAGTTCGAGGTCAACGTCTTCGGCGCGGTCGCCACGCTGCAAGCCGCTCTGCCGCACATGCGCCGGCGGCGACGCGGGCATCTGATGGCCGTCACCTCGATGGGTGGGCTCGCAGCGTTCCCTGGTGTGTCCGCCTACTGCGGCAGCAAGTTCGCGCTGGAGGGAATCCTGGAGTCGCTGGGCAAGGAAGTCGCACAGTTCGGGATCCGCGTCACCGCGATCGAGCCCGGCTCGTTCCGCACCGACTGGGCCGGCCGGTCCATGGTCCGGACCGATCGCACGATCGACGACTACGACGACCTGTTCGGTCCGCTCCGCGAAGCGCGCCAGCAGGCAAGCGGCAACCAGCTCGGGAACCCTGCCAAGGCCGGGGAAGCGGTGGTCCGCATCGCCTCGGTCGAGAAGCCGCCGTCCCATCTCGTCCTCGGCTCGGACGCGCTGCGTCTGGTCGGCGCGGCACGCTCCGCCGTCGACGCGGACATCCGCGACTGGGAGGAGCTGTCGCGCACGACCGACTTCGCGGAGGGCGCACAGCTCTGATGAGCGGCCACCACACGCCGAGCCGTCGCGCCGCTCAGAGCAAGGGCGACCTGCGGGAGCGGGCCATCCTCGACACCTGCGAAGCCCTGCTGACGGACAAGGGCTACGACGCCGTGACCGTCGGCGACATCGCGCAGGGCGCCGGCATCACCCGCGGAGCGCTGTACTTCTACTTCGGCTCCAAGCAGGAAGTGGTCACCGCGCTCGTGGCACGAACCGTCGAGCACCTCTGGGAGAGGTCCCGTTCCACGGCCCGGGCCGACGTGCCGCGCCAAGCCATCGCCACGGCGATGCGGCGCACGGTCGAGCTGTGGAACGAGCACGGTCCGGTCATGCGCACGGCGATCGACCTGTCCCTGACCGTCCCGGAGATCGGCAACCTGTGGAACCAGACCGCCGACCTGTTCATCGAGGCGATCGCCGCCGTATTGGAGCACGCCGGAGTCGAGCCCGGCGACGAGCCGAAACAGGCTTCTGCGATGGCTCGCGCGCTGTGCTGGATGATCGAGCGGAACTTCTACCACGCCTCGCAGGAGTCCCGCGAAAGCCTGCAGAACACCTCCGATACGTGCGAACACATCTGGCTGATCAGCAGCGGTCTGTCCTGATGCCCGGTACCGGGTTCCGGTACAGCCGTTCAGCGAGCGCCGATCTCCGCCAGATCCGCGAGATCCTGAAAAACCCTTAGCCAAACCCGTGATCCGCGTTCATCATGAACGCATGTTCCCGACGACCTTCGCGCCGACCGCAGCAGGCTTCGCCCTGCCGGTTTCGGCTGCCGTCGTCGAGGCAACCGTCGTCGCGGCAATCGCTGCCGCAGCAGCTGTCGCAGCCGCCGCATTCACCGGCGTCCGAAGCTGACCCTCCCCGCCTCTGGCGGGAACCGAGCGGGGAGGGTGGCTCCCCTTTCTGGTTCTCCGGCTCCGCGTGTCCCGGCTGACACGCGTGTGGGCCGTCGCCAAGCCGACCTTTCCGCGGGACCGCGCTGATGACGCGCGCCCGCGCCAGCTTCAGGGATCACGCATGTCCAAGCAGCAGTTCACGCGGAGCAAGCCGCATCTGAACATCGGCACGATGGGCCACGTCGACCACGGGAAGACCACTCTGACCGCGGCGATCACCAAGGTCCTGGCCGAGCGTTCCGCCGGCGCGGGCTCGGCCAACCACTACGTCGCCTTCGACCGGATCGACCGGGCTCCGGAGGAGATCAGCCGCGGGATCACCATCAACATCGCGCACGTCGAGTACGAGACCGGGCAGCGGCACTACGCGCACGTCGACATGCCCGGGCACGCCGACTACGTGAAGAACATGATCACCGGTGCCGCTCAGGTGGACGGGGCGATCCTGGTCGTCTCGGCGCAGGACGGCGCGATGCCGCAGACCCGGGAGCACATCCTGCTCGCCAAGCAGGTCGGCGTCCCGCACATCGTCGTCGCGCTGAACAAGGCCGACCTGGTCTCCGACGAGGAGCTGTTGGACCTGGTGGAGCTGGAGATCAGGGACCTGCTGACCGCGCAGGGCTACCCCGGCGAGCAGGCGGCCGTGGTCCGGGTCTCCGGGCTGCGCGCGCTGGAGGGGGACCCGGTGTGGACCCAGCGGATCCTCGACCTGCTGGACGCGGTGGACACCACGGTTCCGAACCCGGTCCGGGACCTGGACTCGCCGTTCCTGATGCCGGTGGAGAACGTGCTGACCATCACCGGGCGCGGCACGGTCGTCACCGGCGCGGTCGAGCGCGGCACGCTGGCGCTGGGCGCGCCGGTCGAGGTGAGCGGGCACGGCGAGGCGTTCACCGCGGTGGTCACCGGCATCGAGACCTTCGGCCGGACCATGGAGGCCGCGCAGGCCGGGGACAACGCGGCGCTGCTGCTGCGCGGGGTGCGCCGGGAGCAGATCCGGCGCGGCCAGGTGCTGGCGGCGCCGCGCAGCATCCAGCCGCACCGCCGGTTCCGCGCCGAGGTGTACGTGCTGTCCTCCGCCGAGGGCGGCCGGCACACCGGCTTCGGCGCGGGCTACCGTCCGCAGTTCCACTTCCGCACCACCGACGTGGTCGGCTCGGTGGACCTGGGCACCGGCGGCGTCGCGCTGCCCGGCGACCGGGTCACGATGACCGTCGAGCTCGGGCACGGCGTCGCGATGGAGCCCGGCCTCGGGTTCGCCATCCGCGAGGGCGGCCGGACCGTCGGCGCCGGGACCGTGCTGGAGCTGGTGGACTAGATGGACTGACTGGCGGACAAAGGAGACGGCCCGATCGGCGACAACCGATCGGGCCGTTTGTCAGTATCCGGATCCGGTGTCCGCCTACCAGCGCACGACGAAGCTGAAGTCGCGCCCCCGGCGCCCCGACAGCTTGTCGTCGGAGGAGATCACCCCGGACGCGATGTGCTTGGCGACCTCGGATCCCGACATCTCCAGCCCGGTCGCGATGACGGTCGTCACCCGCAGCGGGATGTGATGCGTGAACTCCACGCTGACATCGAGG
This window harbors:
- a CDS encoding FecCD family ABC transporter permease, which translates into the protein MGQASADANAAAGQTAAARANPSAGEAARGSETPPMLAAGGIGEAEGSLPARADLSAGATNSPNLSSGLPTHADPAGSRAGADRLLSAGAELLIAGPGGVDRSGDSSPRRLARPTIALLVGTVVLLASILVASLGGAAGLPVGGTAEALLDKLPFVDLHTGLGPLQQSVLDQIRLPRVVLATLVGALLAQAGAAYQGVFRNPLSDSGTIGASAGAGMAATLVIVFGGGPEHTVAGIGAVPLAAFVGALGGVLTSYVLGTLVGRGGTAALILAGVAVSSFAGAVQAFVMQRSTTDVRQVYSWLFGSFAAADWSLVRLALPYAVISVLIVTVHARHLDVLALGDDEAATLGLNPVRTRLIVLAAASLATATAVAVSGIIGFVGLVVPHVVRRVAGPGHRLLLPMSLLVGGAFLVLADLLARTVLAPAELPIGVVTSFVGAPFFLVILRATRERDR
- a CDS encoding ABC transporter substrate-binding protein; the encoded protein is MHSRPHSLTRRVAVGVVAVSALLAAGCSSSKSAPAPAAATSSTSPAAAAFPTTVTAKNGAVKLAAEPKKIVSLSPSATEDLFQIGAGSQVVAVDDQSNFPASAPKTSLSGYKPNAEAIAKYNPDLVVVADDSAQIVEQLGKLNVPVLWFDAPNTLDDAYSQITALGTATGHTAAATTEVSSMKQQITAAIAATKKPATPLKYYYEVGTPGNYSATSKTFIGSILSQFGLTNIADPADKTGGGYPQLSDEYLVTAAPDLIFLADTKCCQQTPATTTARPGWSAIPAVKNAPAKHTIVGLDDDIASRWGPRLVGLVQQISQAVNQAQD
- a CDS encoding alpha/beta fold hydrolase; the encoded protein is MQDSDPIRLAGPWTHRDITANGARFHVAEMGEGPLVLFLHGFPEFWWSWRHQLPAVADAGFHAVAMDLRGYGGSDKTPRGYDPLTLTMDVTGVIRALGQSNATLVGHDWGAFLGWTAAVFRPAAVNRLAVTGSAHPRRLRQALLTDPKQISSARFMWSAQRPWAPEKALTRDAAMLVEQLLAEWGATGWPELDVAQRYRDAMLVPGAAHSSLEYYRWLIRSLVRPDGMRYAQRMRTEVRVPVLHLQGELDSALLPHVARGSGRYVTAAYRWRMMEGIGHFPHEEAPMRFNGELIDWLKS
- a CDS encoding MarP family serine protease produces the protein MDILDILLLLVVAAFAVSGYRQGFVVGVVSFAGFLGGLALGFVIVPTFLDRSSASLLASVIALCAVLALAVVGQVLGSMLGAKLREAITWQPAQMVDAVSGAVVSVIAVLMVAWFLGLALFTSSVPTISDQVRSSSILKGMTQVLPQGANQWFSSFSNVLNRNGFPQVFAPFQAEDPANVPPPDPALLNSPVIAADRASIVKIRGQAPSCGKDIEGSGFVYASGKVMTNAHVVGGTRSLVVRQSNGKQYAATVVLFDPKRDIAVLDVPSLKAPQLNFDLGGKANDSSLVVGYPEDGPFTVDAARIREQITATGADIYSNGNVRRQVFALYAQVQQGNSGGPLLSTDGRVLGVVFAKSLEDKNTGYALTAQEVSSDAQAGAATDVPVNTQACAI
- a CDS encoding metal-dependent hydrolase, whose protein sequence is MLGHSHATSGGLAWAAASSALPMSILAYPAMHGSTAHIQARDLIFGTFITAGAALLPDIDHPNGTIAHAIGPVTHNLCKVIEKISGGHRHATHSFAFVALVAYGTWAGEHYIGRYFTLGLVFFMLALAARSLNLCPPGEGLHAYGPCILLAGGGTVLMDRWIASAPSWLPFAIGLGALTHLAGDCLTDHGCRLFWPFTLRTGIPLIKRTGNKMETWFLAPAMAVGCAVLLYMKTSGKTPS
- a CDS encoding NUDIX hydrolase — protein: MDIPIADPLPDWLLPLARAAESATGLGPRFKRPADLDGEPRRSAVLILFGEDPAHGPDVLFVERAKTLRHHPGQPAFPGGAVDPGEGPVATALREANEETDLDPAGVQVFGILPDQYVFPSDFLVTPVLGWWRSPSPVRVRDVREVASVHRIAVSELVDPANRLRVGSPSGTSSPAFEAGPLLIWGFTAALLDGVLKAGGWELPWDTERVEPLPQEVVALAVRSRAAPGGEDK
- a CDS encoding enoyl-CoA hydratase/isomerase family protein → MSEVSEKDYNGVLLRRHPAFGNGVVAEIVLNRGAAMNAISTGMAAAIRDVGTELAEDPAVRAVVVSAVPPVVEGKNHAFCVGVDLKERDRMTDAELVATRPAFRRTWGTFGSLPMPVVAAVSGYALGGGCELALACDLIVADDGAVFGLPEVSVGVIPGGGGTQTLVRRVGMNRAADLIFTARRVDADEADRFGMIDRRVAGSSTARGAALELAQQIAKNSPIGVRNAKHALKVGADLPLAAGLDVEDGAWRATAFSADRAEGVRAFVEKRAPIWP
- a CDS encoding GNAT family N-acetyltransferase; the encoded protein is MSSDATPHAAHPVRPITDDEVEAFTAQLDLGYHENPPQEAHDLWMRLLPRERTIAAFDGEELVGTGGEFAFRMTVPGGAAVDAAGVSVITVKATHRRRGILTAMMRHQMDGWHERRDASVAVLQASEPAIYGRFGYGLGTQQLALTIPRGAEALAAVPGSEKFRLRMTDPLQAYDRCQEVHEAILLSRPGMLPRVGDGWRDAALADHEFAREGAGPLRCVLAEDASGTTVGFARYRVKDDHDIPGRPSGKVRVQEVYGRDLASYAAMWRFLLEIDLVSEVRAAVPTDDPLMFLLADTRQVVPRLEDSMYVRLVDVDRALAARRYATAVDVVFEVSDAFCPWNTGRWRLSGDADGAVCERTTAPADLVLGPRELGAAYLGGFSLGALGRAGRIEELRPGALAEASRALVSDVAPWLPFGF